In Sphingopyxis sp. 113P3, one DNA window encodes the following:
- a CDS encoding helix-turn-helix transcriptional regulator — MLRSAPERLRILEKSSPPQKFSVQNKAAQRPVFGAPASITLIVFSGHAFVVSHSNLAGRKDTKMKATCMNQLELAVRWGISHRTLERWRWTGEGPKFLKVGGRVVYRLSDVEEYEQSIVRSSTSDPGQVQQAGA, encoded by the coding sequence ATGCTCCGCAGCGCGCCAGAACGCCTTCGTATTCTTGAGAAATCTTCGCCACCGCAGAAATTCTCTGTTCAAAACAAGGCGGCGCAGCGCCCGGTGTTTGGCGCTCCGGCCAGTATTACCTTGATAGTGTTTTCCGGCCACGCCTTCGTCGTGTCGCATTCCAACTTGGCAGGACGAAAGGACACGAAAATGAAGGCAACATGCATGAACCAACTTGAACTGGCGGTGCGCTGGGGGATCAGCCATCGCACACTTGAGCGGTGGCGTTGGACCGGTGAGGGGCCAAAGTTTCTCAAGGTCGGCGGCCGGGTGGTCTATCGTCTGTCCGATGTCGAGGAATACGAGCAGTCGATTGTCCGCTCCAGCACCTCCGACCCTGGCCAGGTTCAGCAAGCGGGCGCCTGA
- a CDS encoding plasmid pRiA4b ORF-3 family protein — MTTRSAIDSFTEIATLRIELRGSDPLIWRVVEVPTSITLKVLHDIVQVSMGWCDYHLWEMVIDGKTYGLPMDEDFGTAPRKVADRVRLRDVLTGDTTRIDYIYDFGDSWEHSLVVSDVRAGAPGTGYPRFIAGERDCPPEDCGGIPGFYEMLEARVDPKHPDHADVVEWLDGYDPEELDVFPIEVALGRIAARRNAAAKRIIKPAND; from the coding sequence ATGACGACCCGCAGCGCCATCGACAGCTTCACCGAAATCGCCACCCTGCGCATCGAACTCAGGGGGTCCGATCCGCTGATCTGGCGGGTAGTCGAGGTGCCCACGTCCATCACCCTCAAGGTGCTGCACGACATTGTTCAGGTCTCGATGGGCTGGTGCGATTATCACCTCTGGGAGATGGTGATCGACGGGAAGACCTACGGCCTGCCGATGGACGAGGACTTTGGCACCGCGCCCCGGAAGGTGGCAGATCGGGTTCGCTTGCGTGATGTGCTGACAGGCGACACCACCCGGATCGACTACATCTACGATTTCGGCGACAGCTGGGAGCACAGCCTCGTTGTCAGCGATGTCCGCGCAGGCGCGCCCGGAACTGGCTATCCCCGCTTCATTGCCGGCGAGCGCGACTGCCCGCCAGAGGACTGTGGCGGCATCCCCGGTTTCTACGAGATGCTTGAAGCACGGGTCGACCCCAAGCACCCAGACCATGCGGACGTCGTTGAATGGCTCGATGGCTATGACCCCGAAGAACTGGACGTGTTCCCGATCGAGGTTGCGCTTGGCCGTATTGCTGCCCGTCGCAACGCGGCTGCCAAGCGCATCATCAAGCCTGCGAATGATTGA